AATAAATTCCAACCTAAAGCCAATGAATGATAAATAAATTGAcactatttttcttatatattacttaagatATTTCAAAACTTTCAATGTTAGATGTTTGTCTTTATTACGCTTTTTCAAGATGATTACTCTTTGATCATCAGTCTTGAAATATTTGGATACAGATTAATGAGCGAATTTTTTATTACATCAATTATGGATTAGGTTAGATAATATCGATTgggctttgatttttttttgctaaactgtaaatatcatatatgaagatagattctacaaaaaatattatattggtTCTAAGCCATCTTggcaaaaaagttaaaaacaagaTGGGTCAACATTTTAAACTAGAGACTAAGGACTTATCGAAGCCACATAGCCATAAAATCTCTGAATTTCTTATTCTTCCTTCTAGCGGAGATAACGTTTCTCAGCTCTTTGTCAATGCTCCTCAAGACCGCGATCGACGGGAGAGAGATCTGATTATGGATCAAGTTATTCCGCTGCTTCCACAGCTGAAACACCACTGTTTGAGTTGCTAATTTCTTAAGCAGAGATAGTCACAGCTGAAACATTATGGATCGATTGGGCTTTGATaccatattaaattatatatgatttcaaactaatatattattttagaactCTTCCGACATGAGACTTTGTTCCTAATAGTATATCTTCTGTCAATCAAAATTTCTACAGGAGACTGTTAAAATATTGCTGTTCGAAGGTCATAAAATTAAACTAAGCAGCCTGTGGTTCAGCGAGAAATGTGCTTGGCCGTTTAGAGTATTGTTTGAGCTCTTAATTTGTAAACCACCtttatttgatatgataacaaaataaattttatgttgTGGGGCCAAGTCTTTCAAATGCCTGTGGCTATTGTTACTCTGTTTTCTGTTGTTCATCTACAATTTGCAAATATacaattttgagtttttgttctTCCGTTTAACTTTTCGAAAGTTTTTTTTCATTACCTTGGAGGAAATTTTGATAAATCCCTTATAAAGTGATTTATGGGAGATGTATTAAAATAGGTTACTCgatatataaacttttttttggttgtCAAATATATAATCTTTACTCTTATGGCTTAACTAATGTCTTTAAAAATCAACAGCTTTCCACACCATATGGAAAATGGAAGAAAGTAGAGCGAGGGGGAACACAGCTATGATGATCCTGAGCAGtttattttcagttttggaTTGAGTGTTACAACTGTATTTCAAAGTTGTGCCTATATACACTGGACACATGTATTTGATTTAAAGACTGTATATATTCGCTACTCGATTCTCCTTGCCACCTCTTGTTTTCAGTTTTACATTCCAGTTAGGCCAGGGACGACGAGTGAAGTAAATTTGAGTATACTATAGAGAATGATAAGCAACGAAGCACCAGTGGTCTAGTGGTAGAATAGTACCCTGCCACGGTacagacccgggttcgattcccggcTGGTGCATTCCCTTTGAGCTGTGAAGATAAATGGTTGAACGAAGGTTGGGTCCTTCGTGCTCATCTGATTTCTTCCAGATGATATTGCCCCATGCtgagctcttttttttttcctcctcTTCGGTTCATTTAAAAGGTGCTGCTAGACGGCAATACATAAAAATTGAAGGCAACGTAAGCAAACAAGATTGCTTCCAACAGGAAAatgaatttattaaaatctCCATGTTccacgaagaagaaaaaaagcaaTGAAACTCACAACAACAAATTTAACAACATCAAATCAACTGGAAGttttatgtgtgtgtttaaGGCGTAGAAGAGTTAATAAAATTGAACTAATGAGAGAAAGAGATCTATATGTATGTGTGTTTCCTTGTTTTCAAGTGTTTGATCTCTTCATGTATTGTTCTGTTCTTAAGCTACGGttaatctcatgtatgtgtagATGCATTGGTATATAAATAAGATAAATCTATACTGTGGTTCAGTCTATAACCTCATTTCTTACGGCAGTTCTGTCTAGAATATTAATTTCAATATCAATCACGAGGAGTTTAGCTTTGGACTCTAATCTTCCACTAGGCCCATAATCATCATTTGCTAATATCAATAACACGGCATAAAGCACTTTTTCCACCGAATTTTGAATTAAGAGCACAACACCATCTATGCATGTGCATAAACCACTAGTCTACTACGTTCGGTGTTATTACTATTTGTTGTTCGATGGTCATAAAATTCATTTTGCTGTGGGTGTTCAGTACTTCGGTGACATTCTTTTTTTGGCTTTTCACCCAAGCTTGTTAACCGTTTCTATTTTTTACTGCAAACCATCTTAATTTGATTTGAATAAAAGTCATAACCATTGTATTGTGGCGCGAaccatttaaaataataatactagacattttttgaacattttttaatAGACTTTGGAGTATCTCTTTTTCCCGCTTATTTCAAAACTGAGATTTACCATCCATGactatatatagagatatatcCCTCAAAAGGATGATACATAGAGGTGCTTTGTGTTTTTGAAGATAGGTTACTTGATATCGTGTTTAGTTAGCCGGTCTTGAAAAATAGATGACTTGATACAAAAACCTTTTGTTATGAGTGAGTCTCTTGCTTTCTTGATACTCATTTGCTTGCTATTTAGACCTTTCAGTTCTCATCATCTGTATCCATTATAATATGGTCAACTCTAAACACATACTATAATTTAGTTTCTTACGCACATTCCTTTTGGTATCTGGTATTTGGCATTGCCGTTTATTCTCACAAGATGTATCcactttatatagaaaaaactcctaaacatatatttatatcaataaattttcTTATGATGTGCCAGTAACAACATGTATAATTAGTCTGATCTCATAATAAATCACTAATAATTTTCTAGTAAAGTAAATTATCTAAGTGTTTTGTCGATTTCGAAAAATAAGGATTTCATATTAATATTTGACTATTTTTTCCTCATAttagatattaattttaactaaagCATTTCATCATTTTAATCTATTTAAAGATGTAAAATCTTGTGAAGATGTTCATATAGAAAAAATTACCTTCCACACCAATGAGACTGCGCGTGAGCTTACACGCTCGCAAATACTCTCTTTCATAATAAACACTTACAAATTACAATTGCTTTGCCATTAATTGGCATTATACTCTCAATGCCCCCTAGATCTTTTTTATGGTTATCTTAACTCATTTATTCATATCTTAACTctcaaatttttatatacatcCAAGAGTTAAGAATAAGAGAGCCTTGGTTTTTGACTAATATTAGCCTAAGGTTTATTGTGTGAAGAAATCTTCAGATTCTATTAGTACACAACCTCTGACACGTTTTGCTCATAATCTCAGTCTTTTAATAACAAGATGCATCTCTTCTTCAGTTTCCACGCCCCAAGAATATATATAAGAACCACTCCACAACACCAAAGagcataacaacaacaacaccaaaacTAAGAAGAGCTCTTGAGAGAAATGGATAACTCGAATGTGGTCGTTAGGGGAAACCGTCAAGTGAATGAAGAGAAGCCTCCTCCGCGAGTGTGTCCAAGGTGTAGCTCAGACAACACCAAGTTCTGTTTCTACAACAACTATAGAGTGACTCAACCTCGCTACAACTGCAGGAACTGTCGCCGATTCTGGACTCATGGTGGAGCTTTAAGGGACGTACCAATTGGTGGAAGAGCCCGCAAAATCAAGCATATAGATCAGCCATCTGTTTCTCAGGTGGTTCCTGATGAGATCCAGCAGGTTAATCATCACCAACCTTTCTCACATGTTCAAGAAACAACCCAGTTTCTTGAACCATTTGGtggttcttcttcctctgctgtTGTTGGGAACCATTTCAGTTCGTTGCCTGAAACTCATGGTGATATGATGCTTCCAACTCGAAGTATTCCACCGATGGATCTCTTTGATGGATTGTTTCACCAAGGTTATTACGGTGCTGGACTCAATAATTTTGTTGGTAATCATTTGATGAACCAATCAATTGGTGGACATGTTGATAACTATAGCAGTTACCGCGTGAACCAAGAGAATCCAAACATGCGAAACCAGAGCTTCACCAACACCATGATGATGAACCATAATGCCGGCACTAGTGAAAGAAGAGGATATCCAGGCATTGATCACatgatcaacaacaacaacaacaacaacaacaacaagtctGTGTTTAGATCCTCCTATCATTAGGAGAAGCATGGTCCTTGAATCATAACCGTTTTACCCGTTTTCTCTTTATATTATGCTAATAATGTTTTAGTTTTTCGTTTATGGTTTGTGTTCGGTCTTCTTGTTTTTCAGCTCTGTTGGGTCTTTTTGATTTAAGTTCTAAAACTATGCATCTTTGTTTCCTTAAATATTAAGACATAAGTTACCTGTCTGGtcttttctataatatatataattaatcatcACCAGTTCGTTGTGGGTTTCATAACTTATtagtaaaagaaatatatatgtgttttcaatttttttatggaTTGCTCTGTTTTTCTGAAAACGCCTGATATACAAGTTATGTTACAATCACTGAAAAAAAGATATCTCTAAAAGAAATTCAAATATACTTAAATTtgatttatgtaatattaaatatttaaattaacataataattagttcgatttaaatatttggatggagaataaataaatattttcagtattttgaacattttctgtaattttttatatttacttgtgGCTATATTGatgatttttagatatttttattttctgaatatctaatagatatagaatttaaaataattaacatatttaagtatataGTGATTTAGATACTTttgatatcaaaatattttaatttggatCACATTCAAGTCTGGTTATCTGGATATTAAACTTTTAGATTCATCTGACTAAATAatcagttttattttttgtttagtaTTACTTTCAAATCTAGTTTGGTTATTCGGATCCATATATTTTACCTAGActtattttcttctatataataaagaaagaataaaataaatataaacaaatattctAGGTTTATTTAACAtatcctatatattaatagagaaacatttaaaaagttataacttgtagtttgtattaattaaaaaagtgtCATGATGAGTTGTCACGTAATTAGAATGCTAATTTTTCTTACATGGCggcttgagaatcaattgaaaattttgttagtccCAAATTAAATTGATAgggaatattatattatataatatatctattatgaaccattcatttatcaaattgaattttttccttaaataaaacctatgGAATTACCaaatgtgattaagatatatatgacaattaatgatttttaataataaagatttgctaacaatttgtatactttctatcatttttgtttaattatttattattaaaataaattacataattacattgatcatataataaaaatttagatttttttgtatatgttgtcttttgaatttttcaaaactagtataaattactaaaacaagtgtcacataaacttttgttatcaaggtttaatttttttctataataaaatacaatgattataaaatcatatgaataaataattttattttaatagatgttatgttaatatatatatatatatttcatatcatttaaattaaactatatacatcatatgaaaatacatacttatattttaatatctaccttgaacatatattgaaaagttaatattttaatttttgaaatctttattgttttttaaatgattataaattattgaaaccactaagCATTCcacataaaaaacaaaatcgttggtgtaaaattttgttacacaaatatgcaaataatcataaaatcatatgagtaaaaacatcatttaataaatatccatattaaaagtatactgtatatctatgttaatatcatttaaatttaattatatatcata
The Brassica napus cultivar Da-Ae chromosome A1, Da-Ae, whole genome shotgun sequence DNA segment above includes these coding regions:
- the LOC106373657 gene encoding dof zinc finger protein DOF4.4-like, with the translated sequence MDNSNVVVRGNRQVNEEKPPPRVCPRCSSDNTKFCFYNNYRVTQPRYNCRNCRRFWTHGGALRDVPIGGRARKIKHIDQPSVSQVVPDEIQQVNHHQPFSHVQETTQFLEPFGGSSSSAVVGNHFSSLPETHGDMMLPTRSIPPMDLFDGLFHQGYYGAGLNNFVGNHLMNQSIGGHVDNYSSYRVNQENPNMRNQSFTNTMMMNHNAGTSERRGYPGIDHMINNNNNNNNNKSVFRSSYH